The window CCATGAGTTGCGCACCCCGCTGACCTCCATCAATGGCTTCGCCAAACTGATCCAGAAGTACAGTGTTGAAATGTCCGGGTGCATCGAATGCGGCGAAGATGTTTCCAAGAACATTGAACGCATCTGGAAGAATACCCGGATAATAATCAAGGAAGGGGACAGGCTGGCTGGCCTTGTCGATAACGTGCTTGATCTCGCGAAAATTGAATCCGGCCAGTATGAATGGGATTTTCAGCCGATATTTCTGCAGGATGTCCTTGAAAAAGGCATTGAGGCGACCCGCGATATGTTCCTTGAAAAAGGCCTCCCACTTGAAGAGAGCATCGAACCGAATCTGCCGGCCATCGTCGGAGACTTTGACAGGCTGGTTCAGGTCTGTGTCAACCTGCTGTCCAATGCCGCGAAATTTACCCAGGAGGGCCAGGTTGCCTGTCGCATGTTCCGGAAAGATGAGGATATTGTCATCCAGATTCAGGACACAGGAATGGGTGTTCCCTTTGAAGAAAGGGAAGAGATTTTCAATAAGTTCAAGCAGGTGGGAGATGTTCTGACGGACAAGCCAAAGGGGACAGGGCTGGGGTTGTCCATATGCAAAGAGATAATACGAAGACACAATGGGGAGATCTGGTGTGATCAGAATCAAGAGGCTGGAAGCCTATTCTCCTTTTCCATCCCCATCGACAGCACTCTCTCGAACCGCTAGAGATCAAAAAAAAGGCCCGCAGTGATGCGGGCCTTTCTTCTTATTCAGATTCAGTCTCACTCGTGGGCTCTTCAGCCGGAGCTTCGACCTCCACCGGAGTCTCTTCAACTTCCGGCTTGGGTTCCACCTTGGGCGGCTCCATGTAGCGGGCGAACACCAGAAAACCGGTGTGTGCAACCATGCGATCGTCCGGGCGCAGTCGGTCAGCAACGGGCTTCCAGCGACGGACGAGGATTTCGAGCACTTCGAGGTCTTCGAACGGTCCATCTTCAAGGCCGCGAAGCAGATCTGAGACCTGATTGACGGTGGGCAGCAGGAAGCCGCACATGGCGCCGGGAATGACGGCATTCGGGATGGAGTGCAGGTATTCCCACGGGGTGCGAACGTCGAGGAACAGGGCGTCTGCACCGGAGTGAAGGAAGCCGTCTTCGATGTTCTGGTTCACCTGCTCAACGCGGTGCTTGAGTCCCACGCGTTCCAGGTTCTTGCCTGCGAGCTTGAAGAAGTCAGCGCGACGTTCGTAGGTGATGACCTTGCCGGTGTCGCCCACAAACCAGGCGAGGGCGGTGGTCAGACCACCGGAGCCGGTGCCGGACTCGATGACAGTGGAGCCGGGGCCGATGCCGAGCTTCATCATGAGATAGCCGATCTCTTTGGGGTACATGATCTGGGTCTGGCGTTTCACGCCTTTGATCAGGTCATGCAGGGTCGGCTTGAGGATGAGATAGGGACGGCCGAGGTGGGTGTTGACGTACTGGCCAAAACCGGCTTCGGCTGCTTCGTCCATGAGGAGCTTGCCGTCATGGGTATGGACTTCGCCGCCTGCTTCAAGCTTGCGCAGGTAGCGTTTGCCTTTGTGGCTGATGAGAAGAATAAGTTGTCCGGGTTCGATCATGATAATTCCGGCCTCCTGGTGAAAATATGCGCCCATGCCTACGGTGGGAGGGCTGTGAAGTCAAGCAAAAGGGGTGTTACAGGGTTATGTGGGCAACGTGACAGTGATGGTCGTCATGTCCTTTTCGTCCGAAGTCTGCATGTTGATATCGCCGCCGATGGTGTTGGCGATAAGGCGCGCCGAGTATGTACCGAGGCCTGTGCCGGTGGCCTTGCCTGAAGTGACGTACTTGTCGAAAAATGTGTCGCGAATCTCTTCCGGAACAGCGCCGGGGTTAGCTATGATCAGGGTGATGTCGCCGTTGGTGGTGATGGCAATGGTAATGGTGTCGCCGAAGCTGGCGGCCTCGGCTGCATTGGACAGCAGGTTGGCGAGCAGTGACTGGAGCAGGATCGGAGTGCCGGATGTGGGCAAAGTGGATTTGGCGTTCGTGGCCAGACCGTCGATGGTCATGTAGACCGTGATGCCAAGAATCCGCAGGGTCCCTTCCAGATCGCTGAGGACCAGGCGGATCTGCTCCATGAGGTCGAGCGGTTCCGGCAGGTACTCATAGGTCCCGGCTTCCATCTTGTACATGTTGAGGGACATGCCGATCATGTCGAGGACGCGGTTGCCCTGTACCTGAATGGCTTCGAGCATCTCTCTCGCCTCGCCCTGAATGGACTCTTCCATGAGGGCCAGCGTGGAGGCGTTGATCACGCCGATGACCGGCGACTTGAGGTCGTGGCGCACGATGCGGTCCACATCTTCACGGAGCTGTTCGAGGCGCTTTTGCTCGGAGATGTCGATGAACGTCTCAAGCATATACTCCTCGCCGAGGATATGGACCTTGCTCACGGTCTTGATGGCCGGGAACTCGGTGCCGTCCTTGCGGGTAATGGATACCTCGCCGGAGAGTACCGAGACATCCTTTGGGTCGAGTCCGCCGCAGAAGGGTTCGGACTTGAGGCAGAACTTGTCGCAACTGGTGTTGCCTATGAGTTCTCCCCGGGTATAGCCGGTCATCTCCAGTGCCGCCGGGTTGATCTCTTCGATCAACAACGATTCGGTATTGACCAGATAGATGCCCAGAGGCATGGCCTTCATGAGCGTCTTGAGGCGGTGTTCGCTTTCTATGACTCGTTCCACAGCGTGCTTGCGCCCGTCGATATCGAGGATGAAGCAATAGTAATACTGCTTTTCACCTTTGGCGTCTGTCAGAACCGCGGTGTCGATCTGGACCCAGATGGGGGTGCCATCCTTGCGCTTGAAGCGGGTCTCAAGGCCAGCGACACGCGCCTCGCCTTGCATGAGTTGGAGGAGCTTCTCAAGGTCCATCTGATCGTGCCAGAAGAAACTGTGGTCTCCCTTACTCTCACTGACAGTGGCAAATTCCTCGGCAGATTCGTAGCCGAGAAGCCGGGCGAATTCGTCGTTGTATTCAGGAGGCTGGTTAAAGCCGCCGTGAACAATGCCGGCAGGGGCGTTGTCGTAGAGGAGTTTGAGACGTCGTTCGCTCTCGGCGAGCTTGTGCATGGCAGAGAACTGATCGTCGATGTCTGAGGCAAAGCCGAAGAAGTAGTAGTTGACGCCGTTGCGGTCGGCCAGGGCAGTGAAATCGAGGAGCGCCCAGAAGAGGGAGCCGTCCTTACGGATGAACTGGGTTCGGATGCCCTTGACTTCCCGCTCCTTTTTGAGCCGTTCGATGACATGTCTCAGGGAGCTCTGGTCGTTCCAGTAGAAACCTTCCGGTTTGCCTTGGGCCGTCTGTTCGAAATCATCAAGGGAGTCATAGGCGAGCATCGTGGCAAATGTGCGGTTGTGCTCCACAAGGCTGCCGCCAATAAGACCGTGTATGATGCCCATGGGGGAGTTGTCATAGATGAGGCGTCGTCCCTCTTCGGTTATCTGGAGGGCGCGTTCTTTTTTGGAGAGGGCTTTATTGTTCTCGTACCTTTCGTGCAGGTCGTCGAGTCGGAGCTTCAGGCCGATGGCGATAAGAACAAAGGCACCGAAGTAACCGATGCCTTTTTCAAAAATGACCGAAAGGGGGAACCCGCTGTTGGACAGAGTCCCCTTGAAGGCAGGGATACTGTTGATGATGCCCACGAACAATCCGAACAGCAGGCAGAGGATGCCGAGCTTGAAGAAGAGCCAGCCTTTACGGCCAAAGACCACATCATCATCCTTTCGTACGATGAGGATGAGTATGATCAGGACCGCCAGCGCGGTGAGAGTTTCGAAGACGAGGCTGAGCATGATGTTATTTCTCCGTAGAATATGCATCGTAAGCGCATCGCCGGTAATATTCCAATTATATTGTGGCGATTGGTGGGAATCGCATGAATTGGTGCGTGTGAGGACTTGCGTTTCGTGTTACGAGGGGCTACCAATGCGCGCCTCTCTTCTTGACATATTCGCTCCGGTCCTTAATAACCTGTTAATATTGCAGGCCCGCTTCGTATCCGGCATGTGGGCCAAAAGAAGGAACAACCATGGCTTACAAATACGTCTTCGGACCCGTGATGAGCGGGCGACTCGGCCGCTCCCTGGGGCTCGACCTGCTGGGCGACCGGATTTGTTCCATGGACTGTATCTATTGCG of the Pseudodesulfovibrio sp. zrk46 genome contains:
- a CDS encoding PAS domain-containing sensor histidine kinase; this translates as MLSLVFETLTALAVLIILILIVRKDDDVVFGRKGWLFFKLGILCLLFGLFVGIINSIPAFKGTLSNSGFPLSVIFEKGIGYFGAFVLIAIGLKLRLDDLHERYENNKALSKKERALQITEEGRRLIYDNSPMGIIHGLIGGSLVEHNRTFATMLAYDSLDDFEQTAQGKPEGFYWNDQSSLRHVIERLKKEREVKGIRTQFIRKDGSLFWALLDFTALADRNGVNYYFFGFASDIDDQFSAMHKLAESERRLKLLYDNAPAGIVHGGFNQPPEYNDEFARLLGYESAEEFATVSESKGDHSFFWHDQMDLEKLLQLMQGEARVAGLETRFKRKDGTPIWVQIDTAVLTDAKGEKQYYYCFILDIDGRKHAVERVIESEHRLKTLMKAMPLGIYLVNTESLLIEEINPAALEMTGYTRGELIGNTSCDKFCLKSEPFCGGLDPKDVSVLSGEVSITRKDGTEFPAIKTVSKVHILGEEYMLETFIDISEQKRLEQLREDVDRIVRHDLKSPVIGVINASTLALMEESIQGEAREMLEAIQVQGNRVLDMIGMSLNMYKMEAGTYEYLPEPLDLMEQIRLVLSDLEGTLRILGITVYMTIDGLATNAKSTLPTSGTPILLQSLLANLLSNAAEAASFGDTITIAITTNGDITLIIANPGAVPEEIRDTFFDKYVTSGKATGTGLGTYSARLIANTIGGDINMQTSDEKDMTTITVTLPT
- a CDS encoding tRNA (adenine-N1)-methyltransferase — protein: MIEPGQLILLISHKGKRYLRKLEAGGEVHTHDGKLLMDEAAEAGFGQYVNTHLGRPYLILKPTLHDLIKGVKRQTQIMYPKEIGYLMMKLGIGPGSTVIESGTGSGGLTTALAWFVGDTGKVITYERRADFFKLAGKNLERVGLKHRVEQVNQNIEDGFLHSGADALFLDVRTPWEYLHSIPNAVIPGAMCGFLLPTVNQVSDLLRGLEDGPFEDLEVLEILVRRWKPVADRLRPDDRMVAHTGFLVFARYMEPPKVEPKPEVEETPVEVEAPAEEPTSETESE
- a CDS encoding HAMP domain-containing sensor histidine kinase is translated as MKDRPWILQLILATLLGSLAFAILSSFDAFELLLRFSREHEEWELDEIILAVWIFLIIGMGFAVYNLYAHILKQRQQARQLMEAREKAEELSRLKSDLLSMVSHELRTPLTSINGFAKLIQKYSVEMSGCIECGEDVSKNIERIWKNTRIIIKEGDRLAGLVDNVLDLAKIESGQYEWDFQPIFLQDVLEKGIEATRDMFLEKGLPLEESIEPNLPAIVGDFDRLVQVCVNLLSNAAKFTQEGQVACRMFRKDEDIVIQIQDTGMGVPFEEREEIFNKFKQVGDVLTDKPKGTGLGLSICKEIIRRHNGEIWCDQNQEAGSLFSFSIPIDSTLSNR